A region of Solibacillus isronensis DNA encodes the following proteins:
- a CDS encoding cation diffusion facilitator family transporter produces MEQYTNLRAGEKGAYLSIIAYIFLSALKLAAGYLGDSEALKADGLNNTTDIIASVAVLIGLRISQRPPDDDHRYGHFRAETIASLVASFIMIYVGIEVLISAGEKIANPIDQDPSILTIIVAVFSAAVMFAVYKYNLNLSKRINSSAVKAAAYDNRSDAFVSIGTAIGITAAILGFPIVDTITAFIIGLIIIKTAIEIFKEAVFSLTDGFDTELISSIEQRVSKIPRVRDVTDVRGRQHGSLILVDITVSVNPNLNVRDSHAITEQIENEVKHLNPYATTLVHIEPYDPKELIICEDDFHF; encoded by the coding sequence TTGGAGCAATATACAAATTTACGAGCTGGCGAAAAAGGTGCCTATTTATCGATTATTGCCTACATATTTTTAAGCGCACTTAAGTTAGCAGCAGGCTATTTAGGAGATTCAGAAGCATTAAAGGCTGATGGATTAAACAATACAACGGATATTATTGCTTCAGTAGCCGTTTTGATCGGACTCAGAATTTCCCAGCGCCCGCCTGATGATGACCATCGATACGGACATTTTCGTGCAGAAACGATCGCTTCACTTGTTGCATCATTTATAATGATTTATGTCGGTATCGAAGTACTTATATCGGCAGGTGAGAAAATCGCTAATCCGATCGATCAGGATCCTTCCATTTTAACAATTATTGTTGCTGTTTTTAGTGCAGCAGTCATGTTTGCAGTATATAAATATAATCTAAACCTCTCAAAAAGAATTAACAGTTCTGCTGTTAAAGCGGCAGCCTATGACAACCGCTCTGATGCTTTTGTCAGTATCGGGACAGCAATCGGTATTACAGCAGCGATATTAGGTTTCCCGATCGTCGATACGATTACCGCCTTTATTATCGGTTTAATTATTATTAAAACAGCAATCGAAATCTTTAAAGAAGCGGTGTTCTCGTTAACGGACGGATTTGATACGGAATTGATCAGTTCGATTGAACAACGTGTTTCGAAAATCCCGCGTGTCCGCGATGTTACCGATGTACGTGGCAGACAGCACGGCAGCTTAATTCTTGTCGATATTACGGTGAGTGTAAATCCTAATCTAAATGTCCGTGATTCACATGCCATTACAGAACAAATTGAAAATGAAGTGAAACATTTAAATCCTTATGCGACAACACTTGTCCATATTGAACCGTATGACCCGAAAGAGCTGATTATTTGTGAAGATGATTTCCATTTTTAA
- a CDS encoding GntP family permease: MDLLVILLALGLLMFAAYRGYSVILFAPICALLAVVLIAPSNVLPFFSGIFMEKMVGFIKSYFAVFLLGAIFGKVVEMSGIAESIAKTIVNWLGAKRAMLTIVLLGAILTYSGVSLFVAVFAIYPFAAQMFRQANIPKRLIPGTIALGAFTFTMDALPGTPQIQNVIPIAFFKTDIYAAPVLGIIGAIVVLTAGLLYLEARRKKAELAGEGYYGFDSETAVTIHSAEVKDEPALPDLTAKQSLSRQILAFVPLILVGVTNKIFVTSIPKWYPNGFDFEALGLSAYKVDVATSAPIWAIIMALIVGIISSIAYDFKRVFSGFKDGVNTAIGGSLLATMNTGAEYGFGGVIAALPGFAKISDGISTTFTNPLVNGAVTTTTLAGMTGSASGGMGIALGAMADKYNQAIIAANIPPEVMHRVVAMASGGMDTLPHNGAVITLLAVTGLTHKQSYRDIFAITIIKTLAVFVIIALYTFFGLV, translated from the coding sequence ATGGATTTGTTAGTTATTCTATTGGCGCTTGGACTATTAATGTTTGCTGCCTACCGCGGTTATTCCGTCATATTATTTGCACCAATCTGTGCGCTTTTAGCGGTTGTATTAATTGCACCAAGCAATGTTTTACCATTTTTCTCAGGTATATTCATGGAAAAGATGGTCGGATTTATTAAATCATATTTTGCTGTTTTCCTATTGGGAGCTATTTTCGGAAAAGTTGTAGAAATGTCAGGGATTGCTGAGTCAATTGCCAAAACAATTGTCAACTGGCTTGGTGCGAAACGGGCAATGCTCACGATCGTATTGCTTGGCGCCATCTTAACCTACAGTGGAGTGAGTTTATTTGTAGCGGTATTTGCGATTTATCCATTTGCTGCACAAATGTTTAGACAGGCAAATATTCCTAAACGTTTAATTCCAGGTACGATTGCTCTTGGTGCATTTACCTTTACAATGGATGCACTGCCTGGGACACCACAAATACAAAACGTTATTCCAATCGCCTTCTTTAAAACGGATATTTATGCAGCACCGGTTCTAGGAATCATAGGGGCAATTGTCGTTTTAACAGCTGGATTACTATACTTGGAGGCTAGAAGAAAAAAAGCCGAATTAGCTGGAGAAGGTTATTACGGGTTTGATTCGGAAACGGCCGTTACGATTCACAGTGCAGAAGTAAAGGATGAGCCTGCTCTTCCCGATTTAACAGCCAAACAATCGCTGTCTAGACAAATTCTGGCTTTTGTTCCGCTTATTTTGGTTGGGGTTACCAATAAAATATTTGTTACAAGTATACCTAAATGGTACCCGAATGGCTTTGACTTTGAAGCACTTGGCTTGAGTGCCTATAAAGTGGATGTTGCAACATCTGCTCCTATTTGGGCGATTATTATGGCGTTGATTGTGGGAATTATATCATCTATTGCCTATGATTTTAAACGGGTATTTAGTGGTTTTAAAGATGGCGTTAATACAGCGATTGGAGGGTCGCTGCTGGCGACTATGAATACCGGCGCTGAATATGGATTTGGCGGGGTCATTGCAGCTCTTCCAGGATTTGCGAAAATCAGCGACGGGATATCCACAACATTTACAAATCCACTTGTCAATGGTGCAGTTACGACCACTACTCTTGCCGGTATGACGGGATCCGCATCAGGTGGTATGGGAATTGCCTTGGGAGCAATGGCTGATAAGTATAATCAGGCGATTATTGCCGCTAATATTCCACCAGAAGTAATGCACCGCGTAGTGGCAATGGCTTCAGGGGGCATGGATACCCTACCGCATAACGGAGCGGTTATTACCCTGCTGGCAGTAACGGGACTCACGCATAAACAGTCATATCGGGATATTTTTGCGATTACGATTATTAAAACGTTAGCCGTATTCGTAATCATCGCACTTTATACATTCTTTGGATTAGTATAA
- a CDS encoding metallophosphoesterase family protein: MKNYFIISDIHGQYKAFEKLLTYWNPKDSLVLLGDLIDRGPRSYEVVQKVMELKRQYGEQVIFCKGNHEMMLLDFLDNPGQKHAFYYKYGGRETMASFLKYLPVEVSELDPIEQAQIIKEKFAEELDFLNNGKLFEIAGNLLLTHAGFDSSFATVDETEDENFLWIRQHYKNENKTPYINIFGHTPLQHIHGCNDIWISKDQKYIGIDGGCYFTGQLNGIVLSEEGQIIHIYAVTSDKTENYDN, from the coding sequence ATGAAAAATTACTTTATTATTAGTGATATCCACGGCCAGTATAAAGCATTTGAAAAGTTATTAACGTATTGGAATCCCAAGGATAGCCTTGTTTTACTCGGAGATTTGATTGACCGGGGTCCACGGTCTTATGAGGTCGTGCAAAAAGTAATGGAATTAAAGCGGCAGTATGGGGAACAGGTTATATTTTGTAAAGGAAACCATGAAATGATGCTGTTGGATTTTCTCGATAATCCTGGGCAAAAACACGCATTTTATTACAAATACGGTGGTCGGGAAACAATGGCTTCATTTTTAAAGTATTTACCGGTTGAAGTAAGTGAACTTGATCCTATTGAACAAGCGCAGATCATTAAAGAGAAATTTGCGGAGGAATTGGATTTTTTAAATAACGGCAAATTATTTGAAATCGCAGGGAATCTGTTGTTGACACATGCAGGATTTGATTCAAGTTTTGCGACTGTTGATGAAACGGAGGATGAAAATTTCTTATGGATTCGCCAGCATTATAAAAATGAAAATAAAACACCGTATATCAATATTTTCGGTCATACACCATTACAACATATTCATGGCTGCAATGATATTTGGATTAGTAAAGATCAAAAATATATTGGAATAGACGGTGGTTGTTATTTTACAGGTCAATTGAATGGCATCGTTCTGTCGGAAGAGGGCCAAATTATTCACATATATGCCGTTACATCAGACAAAACCGAAAACTATGATAATTGA
- a CDS encoding histidine phosphatase family protein — protein MKLYVIRHCEAEGQAPDACLTMAGKEESEQLANFLEQYPIELVISSPFTRALHTIEPFVRRNNIPFKIDHRLSERLLSSEDLPDWLENLKETYVNKDLKFTGGESSNEAAKRINEVVEELKQSAHMSVVIVTHGNIMSLLLNHFQPHFGFDEWKQLSNPDVFEIEFSNEQTVVNRIWR, from the coding sequence ATGAAGCTGTATGTAATTCGTCATTGTGAAGCTGAAGGACAAGCACCGGACGCGTGTTTAACCATGGCTGGGAAAGAAGAAAGTGAACAGCTAGCAAATTTTTTGGAACAGTACCCAATTGAACTTGTGATATCAAGTCCATTTACGAGAGCATTACATACAATAGAACCATTTGTCCGAAGAAATAATATTCCTTTCAAAATTGATCATCGGTTAAGTGAACGGTTATTAAGTAGTGAAGATCTTCCCGATTGGCTGGAAAATTTGAAAGAAACGTATGTAAATAAGGATTTAAAATTTACTGGCGGGGAATCAAGTAATGAAGCGGCAAAACGCATAAATGAAGTTGTAGAAGAATTAAAACAAAGTGCTCATATGTCAGTGGTAATCGTTACGCACGGCAATATAATGTCATTACTACTCAATCATTTTCAACCGCATTTTGGATTTGACGAATGGAAGCAACTGTCGAATCCTGATGTCTTTGAAATAGAGTTTAGTAATGAACAAACAGTTGTTAACCGTATATGGCGGTAG
- a CDS encoding sigma-54 interaction domain-containing protein translates to MEDWIKNLPSPAIEQILETAFQWFVVVDRNAKIIYLNEDYCNFLEVKREEAIGKHVADVIENTEMHLVLQKGTPDIAAPQYIKGTYMLANRVPIIIDGEIIGAFGSVTFRDLNDWKKLSSHVRKTLDQIETNMKQYRESFYSLSDIKGTSNAMRKIKETIRMIAPTKLPVLIEGETGTGKEMFAQSIHRLSDQVDYPFVKINCSTIPKEMLEGELFGKWDSSTQRLKSGGIQRAQGGTLFIEEISELPTTLQAKILKVMQDEKVQPAGTDEEIPVDIRLIVGSNISLAGLVKEKQFREDLFYLIQAITLQIPPLRDRIEDLPELIHTFMHQFSSEVSRQDMKLSRKTWMLLQQYNWPGNVRELQNVLQAMIHLSNGEQINEDALPIYIRRQKPEYTRLNGTLEEILFQVEEQILQEYLENEKDKMRIAEKLGISRSTLYEKIKKHNL, encoded by the coding sequence ATGGAAGATTGGATAAAAAATTTACCAAGCCCTGCAATTGAGCAGATTCTTGAAACTGCCTTTCAATGGTTTGTTGTGGTAGACAGAAATGCCAAAATTATTTATCTGAACGAAGATTACTGTAATTTTCTCGAAGTAAAACGTGAAGAAGCAATCGGAAAGCATGTTGCAGATGTCATTGAAAATACGGAAATGCATCTCGTCCTTCAAAAAGGAACACCCGATATTGCAGCACCTCAATATATTAAGGGAACCTATATGCTTGCCAATCGAGTCCCCATTATAATTGACGGTGAAATTATAGGCGCATTCGGAAGTGTAACGTTCCGCGATCTAAATGACTGGAAAAAACTAAGTTCTCACGTTCGAAAGACATTAGATCAAATTGAAACAAATATGAAACAATACCGCGAATCATTTTATAGCCTATCCGATATTAAAGGTACTTCCAACGCAATGCGAAAAATAAAAGAGACGATAAGGATGATTGCCCCAACAAAATTGCCTGTTTTAATCGAGGGTGAAACTGGGACAGGAAAGGAAATGTTTGCCCAGAGTATCCATAGATTATCCGATCAGGTAGATTATCCTTTCGTAAAGATAAATTGCTCCACTATACCGAAAGAGATGCTGGAAGGTGAATTATTTGGAAAGTGGGATTCTTCTACACAACGTTTAAAATCAGGAGGAATTCAAAGAGCACAAGGCGGTACCTTATTTATTGAAGAGATTAGCGAACTTCCAACAACTTTACAGGCAAAAATTTTAAAAGTCATGCAGGATGAAAAAGTTCAACCTGCTGGGACGGATGAAGAAATTCCCGTTGATATTCGCTTAATAGTAGGTTCAAATATATCACTTGCTGGACTGGTGAAAGAAAAACAATTTCGGGAAGATTTATTTTATCTTATACAAGCCATTACATTGCAAATTCCCCCTCTCCGTGATCGAATAGAGGATTTGCCTGAATTAATACACACTTTTATGCACCAGTTTAGTTCCGAAGTGAGCCGTCAGGATATGAAACTTAGCCGAAAAACATGGATGTTGCTACAACAGTACAATTGGCCAGGAAATGTACGGGAACTCCAAAATGTTTTACAAGCAATGATTCATTTATCAAATGGAGAACAAATTAATGAAGATGCATTGCCAATTTATATTCGACGACAAAAACCGGAATATACCCGACTTAATGGAACCTTAGAAGAAATCCTTTTTCAGGTGGAAGAACAAATTTTACAAGAATACCTCGAAAACGAGAAAGATAAAATGCGAATTGCCGAGAAGTTGGGTATAAGCCGATCAACACTTTACGAAAAAATAAAAAAACACAACTTATGA
- a CDS encoding 3-hydroxybutyrate dehydrogenase, translating into MVKDKLVFITGAAQGIGFEIAKEFYTKGATVVLTDINEEKVKEAASTLGERAIGLKCDVTKEEEIIAAIDETVQKFGRIDILINNAGMQHVAMIEDFPTERFELLIKIMLTAPFVLTKHVLPHMRKQKFGRIINMASINGLVGFAGKAAYNSAKHGVIGLTKVAALETASEGITVNAICPGYVDTPLVRNQLQDLAATRNIPLENVLEEVIYPLVPQKRLLDVKEISDLALFISSEGAKGMTGQAIVLDGGYTVQ; encoded by the coding sequence GTGGTAAAAGATAAATTGGTATTCATTACTGGTGCAGCACAAGGTATAGGATTTGAGATTGCGAAAGAGTTTTATACAAAAGGTGCTACTGTCGTGCTAACAGATATAAATGAAGAAAAAGTGAAAGAGGCAGCAAGCACCCTTGGAGAACGAGCAATTGGACTTAAATGTGATGTAACAAAAGAAGAAGAAATTATAGCAGCAATTGATGAAACAGTACAGAAATTTGGTCGAATCGATATACTTATAAACAATGCTGGTATGCAACATGTTGCAATGATTGAAGATTTTCCGACAGAGCGTTTCGAACTGTTAATAAAAATAATGTTAACTGCTCCATTTGTATTAACTAAGCATGTGTTACCGCATATGAGAAAACAAAAATTTGGCCGTATTATTAATATGGCTTCCATTAACGGACTTGTTGGATTTGCAGGAAAAGCAGCATATAATTCTGCAAAACATGGTGTTATTGGCCTCACAAAAGTTGCGGCACTTGAAACTGCATCAGAAGGCATAACGGTTAACGCTATTTGTCCAGGCTATGTAGATACACCACTTGTTCGAAATCAATTGCAAGACTTAGCAGCAACACGCAATATACCTCTCGAAAACGTATTGGAAGAAGTGATTTACCCACTCGTTCCTCAAAAAAGATTACTTGATGTAAAAGAAATCTCTGATTTGGCTCTATTTATCTCAAGCGAAGGAGCAAAAGGAATGACTGGTCAGGCTATCGTTTTAGATGGCGGGTACACAGTGCAATAA
- a CDS encoding 3-oxoacid CoA-transferase subunit B yields MTLSNRERIAIRAEREIEHGNYVNLGIGMPTLVANYISSDKTVILQSENGLLGIGPYPTEDQVDPDLINAGKETITTIPGSSFFTSAESFAMIRGGHIDVAILGGMEVSENGDLANWMIPGKMIKGMGGAMDLVHGAKKIIVIMDHVSKDGSPKIKKECSLPLTGKGVVNKIITERALIEVTSRGLELKEVFEGYSVEDVIQSTEANLIVENVKESVSI; encoded by the coding sequence ATGACTTTATCTAATAGAGAACGTATTGCCATTCGGGCTGAAAGAGAAATTGAACATGGTAACTATGTCAATTTAGGAATTGGCATGCCTACATTAGTTGCCAATTATATATCTTCGGATAAAACCGTCATCCTGCAATCCGAAAATGGTTTGCTAGGAATCGGGCCATATCCAACAGAAGATCAAGTTGATCCAGATTTGATCAATGCCGGAAAAGAGACAATAACAACAATACCTGGCTCCTCTTTTTTCACGAGTGCGGAATCTTTCGCAATGATCCGTGGCGGACATATTGATGTTGCTATTTTAGGGGGAATGGAAGTTTCCGAAAACGGGGATTTAGCCAACTGGATGATCCCAGGAAAGATGATTAAAGGTATGGGTGGTGCGATGGATTTAGTACATGGTGCCAAAAAAATTATTGTAATTATGGATCATGTGTCCAAAGATGGATCACCAAAAATAAAAAAAGAGTGTTCTTTACCTTTAACAGGCAAAGGCGTAGTCAACAAAATTATTACGGAAAGAGCTTTGATTGAAGTGACATCACGTGGTTTAGAACTGAAAGAAGTATTTGAAGGATATTCAGTTGAGGATGTAATTCAATCAACGGAAGCAAATTTAATTGTTGAGAATGTAAAAGAGAGCGTTTCTATTTAA
- a CDS encoding CoA transferase subunit A → MKHIFTSADEALSQIQDGATIMVGGFGLVGIPEQLILALEEKGVKDLTVISNNCGIDDWGLGLLLRKKQIKKIIASYVGENKEFERQVLSGEIEVELTPQGTLAERIRAGGAGIPAFYTPAGVGTIISDGKEVRNFNGKDYVLETALKADFAIIRAAKADQLGNLIYNKTAQNFNPIMAAAGEISIAEVEEIVETGMLDPNMIQTPSIYIQGMLQAKQEKKIERLTVR, encoded by the coding sequence ATGAAACACATTTTCACTTCTGCAGATGAAGCATTAAGTCAAATTCAAGATGGTGCAACTATCATGGTTGGTGGCTTTGGATTGGTAGGTATTCCTGAACAACTTATCCTCGCACTTGAAGAAAAAGGAGTAAAGGATTTAACGGTAATTTCGAATAATTGTGGTATAGACGATTGGGGTTTGGGACTTTTATTAAGAAAGAAACAAATTAAAAAGATCATTGCATCTTATGTAGGAGAAAATAAGGAGTTTGAACGCCAAGTACTATCCGGTGAAATTGAAGTGGAATTAACTCCTCAAGGCACTCTTGCTGAACGAATCCGTGCAGGCGGTGCGGGTATTCCAGCCTTTTATACACCAGCTGGAGTCGGGACAATCATCTCAGACGGAAAAGAAGTTCGAAATTTCAATGGGAAAGATTATGTTTTAGAGACAGCACTTAAAGCAGATTTTGCAATCATCCGTGCCGCGAAAGCTGACCAATTAGGCAATCTGATTTATAACAAAACCGCTCAAAATTTCAACCCTATCATGGCTGCAGCTGGTGAAATTTCGATTGCAGAAGTTGAGGAGATTGTGGAAACCGGAATGTTAGATCCAAATATGATCCAAACGCCAAGCATCTATATTCAAGGCATGCTTCAGGCAAAACAGGAAAAAAAGATTGAAAGATTAACAGTACGTTAA